GACGTGACGCTGTACGAACTCCGCATCGAGGAACTGACCGGCCGGCAGAACTAGCGCGTCCCGCGCCAGCGACCCGATTCGCCCAGTCGCTCGGTGTCGAAACCGAGCCCCTCGTAGAACTCCCGCAGGTCGGCGTCGAACTCGGCGATGAGTCGCGTGCGACGGTCGGCGGCAGCCTCGAGGAGTGTACCCCCGATGCCCTGGCTCCGACGCCCGCGCCGGACGGCCACGGCGACGACCTGATCGCCGTCCAGGACTACTGCCCCGAGGATTCGGTCGCCGTCCTCCGGGACGGCGACCAGCGTCCCGTCGCCCTCGATACCTGCCCGGACCGTCTCGACGCCGACCTCGAGCATCGCGCCGTCGAGGACGTTCATCACGGCGGGCAACTCGTCGGCGGTCGCCTCGCGTATCTGCATCTCCCTACCCGCCTTTGATGAGCCGAACCACTCTGACGTGGTCGGTCTCGACCGGCTGGTCGGTGGGGACGGGACGGTCCTCGACCAGCACCGACACCTCGTGGGGCGAGAGGTCGATGGGTGCCAGCAGGTCGGCGTAGGTGGCGTCCTCAGCGACGTCGACCTCGTGGGTGTCCTCGCCGGCCACCTCGACCGTGACGTGCATACCCGGGATTGCCGACCGCCGCACCTGAGTCTGTCGACTACGGTTCTCTCGCAGTCGCCAGCGTCGAGCGCGGACTCTCGCGGGGTTTATGAATCGGCCACGCCTGCACCTCGATATGAGCGAGGCCGACGGCCAGTCGCGGGCGGGACGCGAGGAAGTCTGGATCGAGAAGTACCGCCCGCAGACCCTCGACGACGTGATGGGCCACGAGAACATCGTCGGGCGACTGCAGAGCTACGTGTCGCGCAACGACCTGAGCCACATGCTCTTCTCGGGGCCGGCCGGCACCGGGAAGACCACCTGTGCGACCGCCATCGCCCGCGAACTGTACGGCGAGGACTGGCGCGAGCACTTCCTCGAACTCAACGCCTCCGACGAGCGCGGCATCGACGTGGTCCGGGACCGAATCAAGAACTTCGCGCGGACGAGCTTCGGCGGCCACGAGTACCGGATCATCTTCCTCGACGAGGCAGACGCCCTCACTTCTGACGCCCAGTCAGCACTCCGCCGGACGATGGAGCAGTTCTCGAACAACGTCCGCTTTATCCTCTCGTGTAACTACTCCAGTCAGATCATCGACCCCATCCAGTCGCGGTGTGCGGTCTTCCGCTTCTCGCCGCTCGCGGACGACGCCGTCGAGAGCGAGATTCGCCACATCGCCGCCGAAGAGGACATCGAAATCACCGACGACGGTCTCGACGCACTCGTTTACGCGGCCGGCGGCGACATGCGAAAGGCCATCAACGGCCTCCAGGCGGCCTCTGTTAGCGGCGACGTGGTCGACGAGGAGGCGGTGTACGCTATCACCTCGACTGCGCGCCCGGAGGAGATTCACGACATGGTCCAGTCGGCGCTCGACGGCGACTTCACCGCTTCTCGGGCGACGCTCGACCGTCTGCTGACCGACGAGGGTATCGCCGGCGGCGACATCATCGACCAGCTCCACCGCTCCATCTGGGAGTTCGACATCGAGGACCGGGACGCGGTGGCGGTGCTCGAACGGGTCGGCGAGACCGACTACCGGATTACACGCGGCGCGAACGAGCGCATCCAGCTCGAGGCGATGCTCGCGTCGCTGGCACCCGACCAGTAGCGAGACTCGCTTACACTGCTGTTTTCACCGCTGATACTCGGGGGATGAGTTTTACATAGGCAGTGTGACCAAGATATCAACAACTGAAATATATCGTGAGCACTCGGCCGACGGGCGCGACGACCGCGGGCAGGTCGGCATCGGGACGCTCATCGTGTTTATCGCGATGGTACTCGTCGCGGCCATCGCTGCCGGGGTGCTCATCAACACCGCCGGCTTCCTCCAGAGTTCGGCGCAGGCGACGGGACAGGAGGCCAGCGACTCGACGACGAACCGGGTTCAGGTCGTCAGTACGACGGCCGACCACTTCACGACCGACGACGAGGTCGGCGTGGTCAACGTCACGGTGAAGGCCGGCCCGGGGTCGGGGAACGTCGACCTGGACACGGCGACGGTCCAGTGGGTCGGCCCGACCGGCTCCTACTACCAGCTCGCGTCGGGCGGTGCCTCCGGGAACCCCGACGGCCGGTTCCTGGTCTCGACCATCCAGGACGACGACGGGTCCCAGCCGGTGCTCAACGACCCCGAAGACCGCTTCAAAATAACGCTCGACATCGGGGATAGCGACCTCGATCAGACGGACGACAACGAGGACACCTTCGGAGAAGCCATCTCGGGGGGCGAGACGGCGACCATCCGCATCACGACGGCGTCCGGGGCGACCACCGAGAAGCGCATCGTCGTCCCACAGACCCTCTCCGGGGAATCGTCGGTCCTGCTGTAGACAGGCCCCCTTCGGAACAGTTTTACGCGAACGTGAGCCAAGGATACGCCAATGAGCGACCTCGAGGAAGCCTACCGCCTCGACTACTTCGACGAGGCCGGATTCACCCGACAGGAGTGTGTCTCCTGTGGGGATATGTTCTGGGCGCGCGTCGAGCGCGACACCTGCGGCGAACCACCCTGCGAGGAGTACGGGTTCATCGACAACCCCGGGTTCGACGAGGCCTTTTCCCTCTCGGAGATGCGCGAGGTGTTCCTCTCGTTTTTCGAGGAGCGCGACCACACCCGTATCGACCCCTACCCCGTCGCGGCGAACCGCTGGCGTGACGACGTCCTGTTGACGCAGGCCTCTATCTACGACTTCCAGCCCCTGGTTACCTCCGGGACGACGCCGCCGCCGGCGAACCCGCTGTGTATCAGCCAGCCCTGCATCCGGATGCAGGACATCGACAACGTGGGCAAGACCGGCCGGCACACGATGGCCTTCGAGATGATGGCCCACCACGCGTTCAACGCCAAGGAAGACATCGAGGACCCCGAGCAGTACGCCTACGAAGGTGAGGTGTACTGGAAGGACGAGACGGTACAGTACTGCGTCGAGCTGTTCGAGGAACTGGACGCGGACATCTCGGACCTGACCCTTATCGAGGACCCGTGGGTGGGCGGCGGCAACGCGGGCCCCGCCTTCGAGGTCATCTACCGCGGCGCGGAGCTGGCGACGCTCGTCTTCATGTCCTTAGAGCAGGACCCCGACGGGGAGTACGAGATGAAAGACGGCAACCGGTACTCCGAGATGGACACCTACATCGTCGACACCGGCTACGGGCTGGAGCGGTGGACCTGGATGTCTCAGGGTACACCGACGGTGTACGAGGCCGTCTACCCCGACACCATCGCCTTCCTCAAGGACAACGCCGGCATCGAACTCACCGACGAGGAGGAGGCCATCGTCCACCAGGCCGCGAAACTGGCCGGCCGGATGGACATCGACGAGGCCGAGGACATCGAACAGGAGCGGGGCACCATCGCCGAGACCGTCGGCGTCGACACCGACGAACTGGTCGAGTTGATGGAGCCGCTGGAGGACATCTACGCTATCGCCGACCACTGCCGCACCCTCGCCTACATGCTCGGCGACGGCATCGTCCCCTCGAACGTCGGCACGGGCTACCTGGCCCGGATGGTGCTCCGGCGAACCAAGCGCCTGGTCGACGGCGTCGGCGTCGACGCGCCGCTGGACGAGCTCGTCGACATGCAGGCCGACCGCCTGGACTACGAGAACCGCGACACCATCCGCGACATCGTCCGGACGGAGGTCGAGAAGTACCGCGAGACGCTCGACCGGGGTGGTCGCCGCGTCCGCCAGCTGGCCGACGAGTACGCCCAGCGCGGCGAGGCGATTCCGCTCGAGGAGCTGGTCGAGCTGTACGACTCCCACGGCATCCAGCCGAACATGGTCGAGGACATCGCCGCCGAGAAGGGGGTCGACGTCGACGTCCCGGACAACTTCTACTCGGTGGTCGCCGAGCGCCACGGCGGCGGCGACTTCCCCGGCGAGGAACAGGGGGTCCCCTACGCCGACCGCATCGTCGAGCTGCCCGAGACCGACCGGCTGTACTACGACGACCAGCAGCGCACCGAGTTCGAGGCCGTCGTCCTGGAGGTGTTCGACCGCGAGGACGGCGACTTCGACGTGGTCCTCGACCAGACGATGTTCTACCCCGAGGGCGGTGGCCAGCCGCCGGACCACGGGACGCTCTCGACCGACGACGTCACTGCCGAGGTGTCCGACGTCCAGCGCTACGACGGCGTCATCGTCCACACCTGCGACACGGACCCCGGCAAGGGCGAGTTCGCCCGCGGGCAGGTCGACGCCCAGCGGCGCAAGCGCCTGATGCAACATCACACGGCGACCCACATCGTCATCCACAGCGCCCGCCAGGTGCTGGGCGAGCACGTCCGGCAGGCCGGGGCCCAGAAGGGCGTCGACTCCTCGCGAATCGACGTCAGCCACTACGCCTCGGTGACCCGCGAGCAGGTCAAGGAGATCGAGCGGCTGGCCAACGACCTCGTCCAGGACAACGTCACGGTGAGCCAGCAGTGGCCCGACCGCAACGAGGCAGAGGAGAAACACGGCTTCGACCTCTACCAGGGTGGTATCCCCGCCGGCGAGCAGATACGCCTCATCCAGGTCGCCGACGACATCCAGGCCTGTGGGGGGACCCACGTCGCCCGGACCGGCGACATCGGGACCATCAAAGTGCTCGGGACCGAGCGGGTCCAAGACGGCGTCATCCGCATCACGTTCGCGGCCGGCAACGCGGCCCTGGAAGCCACCCAGACGACCGAGGACGCGCTGTACGAGGCCGCCGACGTGCTCGACGTCGCGCCGCCGGAGGTCCCGGAGACCGCGGCGCGCTTCTTCGACGAGTGGAAGGCCCGCGGCAAGGAGATCGAGACGCTCAAGGAGCAACTCGCCGAGGCCCGTGCCTCCGGGGGCGCCGACGCCGAGGAGGTCGAGGTCGGCGACGCGACGGCGGTCGTCCAGCGCATCGACGCCGACATGGACGAACTGCGGGCCCAGGCCAACGCCGTCACCGAGCAGGGCGACATCGCAGTGCTGGGTTCGGGACTGGACGGCGCGCAGTTCGTCGTCTCGGTGCCCGAGGGCGTCGACGTCGACGCCGGCGAAGTGGTCGGCGAACTCGCCGGCCGCGTCGGCGGTGGCGGTGGCGGGCCGCCGGACTTCGCACAGGGCGGCGGTCCCGACGCCGACGCGCTGGACGACGCGCTCGCGGCCGCCCCCGAGATTCTGCGGTCGGTCGCGAACGTCTGAGGGCGACCTGCTGTCCCTCGATCGTGGACCGCTGGGTACTGGCTTCTCCGTCCGGACTACTGTTTCTCGTTCTCTCGCCGGGGGAAAACACTTGTTCCTCGTTCGATATTACGGCGTATGAAACGGCGTCAGGCGATTCTCGCAATCGTCGGCTTGTCCGCCGGGGTGACGGGGTGTTCGGGCCGCCAGTCCCGTGACGGCGGACTGGACTTGACAGTCTTCAATCAGGTGGAGACAGCCTATACCATGGAGATTGCCTTCTTCGGGGACGGCGATTCACGGGAGGACGCGAGAGCCTACGCCACGAGTCTCGACATCGAAGGGGAGAGCCGGGAAACGCGTGCGGCCGTCGTCGATCCCGGGCGGTGGCTGGTTCGCTACAGCGTCTACGAGGACAACTCAAGACTGACCGACGAGGGCCACGTTCATTACATCCCGTCGGAGAACGGTACGGATAGCCTGACCTTCGACATCCAGGAGACGGGCGCTGTAACGCGGCGGTGAGTACCGCTCCCCGAGCGCTGTGTCCGTCAGAGAGAGCGACGCGTCGCCAGGACAGGGAAGAAGCGACGGTCCACGACCCACCGGCCGTTTCGCGACCGCCTGTTCACGCCCTCACCCGGACTGACAGAGCCGTCGCACGGTCCGCATCGCCTCGTTGGTCTCACAGACGAGCGTCAGGTGGTCCCCCTTCTGGAGGACGAAATCGCCGTCCGGCACCGTGTCGGTCCCGCTGCGACTCACCATCGCGACCAGACAGCCCTGGGGCAGGTCCTCGGTCACCGACGAGAGGGGGCGGTCGGTGAGCACGTCGTTCCCCAGTTCGACTTCGAGGACGTCGCCGGTCTTGGCGGCGTCGGACAGCCAGTGGGCGAGCGCCGGTCGCTCGATGGCGTCGTCCATGGCGTCCGCGACGGCGAAGCCCGCCGAGATGGTCTCGACGTCGAGGTCCTCGAAGGCTTCGACGTTGTCGGGCTGGTTCGCCCGGGCGACGACGGTGTCGACGCCAAAGCGGGTCGTCGCGAGCTGTGCGACGAGCAGGTTCACGTCGTCGTCGGCGGTCGCGGCGACGACCACGCCCGCCCGGTCGGCGCCGGCTCGTTCCAGGACCGCCGCTGCGGTGGCGTCGCCGTCGACGACGCGGTGGCCCGCCGTGCGGACCCGCTCGACCGTCTCTGGGTCGGAATCTATCAGGACCACCTCCTCGCCGCGGGCCTCGAAGCGGTCGGCCAGCTCCAGGCCGACTCGTCCAGCACCGACGATGAGCGTCTGCATGGGGAGGATGTCGAGCCGCTGTGCAATGTGTCTTGCCAGACCCCCTTGAAAGATGACGGTCGCGAAGATGACGAAGAAGACGGTGCCGACGAGCGTCGTCGCGGCGGTCGGGTTCGTCGGCCGCAGTTCGATCGCGAACAGGGTCGCCACGCTGGCCGGGATGATACCGCGTGGTCCGAGTGCGCCGACGAAGAGCCGCTCGCGGACCGACAGCGTGCCGCCGACCGTCGAGAGGAACACGCCCAGCAGTCGAACGAGCGCGACGACGGTCACGACCGCGACGAGGCCGCCGAGTCCGAGCGTCTGGAGATCTTCGAGCGAGAGCAGCGCTGCGAGCACGACGAAGACAAAGGAGAGGACGAGCAGCGTGATGCCGCCCTTGAACTCCGCGACGGTGTCCTCGTGGGGGATGTCGGCGTTGCCGAGGACGACGCCGGCGGCGGCGACGGCGGCGATGCCCGCCTCAGAGAGGAGCGTGCTGCCGAGCGCGTAGGCGACGAGCGCGCCGACGAGGACCACCAGCCGGGCGTTTTCCGGCGCGTTGTCCTCAGAGAGCGTGACCCGGCGCAACAGGAGCGCGACCCCGCCGCCGACGACGACGCCGACGAATACGCCGGCGGCCAGGCGGGCGACGAACGCCTCGACGACGACCAGCGGGGACGACGAGTCGGCGACGACGAACTCGAAGGTCGCGACCGCGAGAATCGCGGCGTTGACGTCGTTGATGATGCCTTCCGTCTCCAGGGCCGCCGCGACTCGCTCGCGGACCGGGACGACGTTCATGATGGGTGTGATGACGGTCGGCCCGGTCGCGATGAGCAGCGAGCCGACGAGGACGGCCACCGGCCACGTCGTCCCGAACACGAACCGGACCGCGAGGGCAGTGCCGACGAGCGAGACGAGTGCGCCGACGGTGACCAGGCCCAGCGCCTCCCGTGAGGCCTCTCTGACGCGTTCAGTCGTCAGGTGGAACGCCCCCTCGAAGACGATGATACCGACGCTGAGACCGACGATGGCCTGGAGGCCGGCCTGTCCGAACACCGACGGGCTGACGAGGCCCAGGACCTGTGGCCCGACGAGGACGCCACCGAGCAGCAGGAACGCGACGCTCGGGACCTTGAGGCGGTCGGCGAGCAGCTGCGCGCCGACACCGATAGCCGCGACGATGACGACCGCCCCGATGAGTGATGTAGCGCCCGACACGGCGTTGTCGGCCGTTCGACAGCCAGGTCCATAGGTGTAGCCCATCGAAAGAGTCAGGCGGTCGCCGGAGGAAGGAGGACCGAGAGAGCAATGCCGACCACCACGAACCGCGGCGTCTCACTGCACTACGAAGCTGAGGGCGACGGGCCATGTGTTGCCTTCGTGGGTGACGTCGGGTACGGCGCCTGGCTGTGGGGCTGGCACTACGACGCCCTGCCGGCGTTCGAGACGCTCGTCTGGGACCTGCGCGGGACCGGCGACTCGGACGCGCCGGCGGGTCCCTACACCGTCGGGACGCTGGCGGCCGACCTCGAAGCGGTCCTCTCGGACCACGGGGTCGGTTCGGTCCACCTCGTCGGTGCGGGACTCGGCGGGATGGTTGCCCTCCAGTACGCTCACCGGTACAACCGCGCGCGGACGCTGACGCTGTACTGTACCGCCGCGTCTGGAAGCGACGTGGACGCCGACGCGCTCGCCGACCTGTCGTTGGACAACGGTTCGGACGCCTCGCTCGAGGGCGCGTTCTCCGAGGCGTTCCGGACCGCTGACCCCGACCTGCTGGACCGAATCTCGGAGTGGCGACGCGCGGACGACGCCACGGGCGACGCCTTCGAGGCCCAGGCCGCCTCGATGACGGAGTTCGACGCACCGCCGCTGTACGAGGTCACGCTACCGACCGAGGTGTACTACGGCGTCGACGACCCGGTGGTGCCGGCGAGTGCTGCCGAGGCCCTGGGCGCGGACCTCCCCCGGGGGACCGCCACCGCCGTCGAGGGCCGCCACTGCTGTTACGTCGAGCACGCGACCGTCGTCACCGACCGACTCGTGTCGTTCCTGGACGAACACACGGATCGAGAATGACGGACCGACAACCGAGTTTCGGCCGTCTCGTACTTGGAAGCGGGCGGGACTGAAAGGGGCCGGGCGCTCGGGCCGAAGGGCAGTCGCTGGGCGGGTCACTATCCGAGCGAACGGCAGTGAGCGAGGATATCCCGCCCAGCGGCCCCGAGCGCCCGGGGGCTTTCTGGTTGTTCTCTGCGCCAGTCGAACCGTTCACTTGAGGTAACTCGTCCGTCACGAGGACCGGCAGGAACTGCCAGTGGTACGTGGGTTTTTCGGCGTCGGGCGATAGAGCACAGACGATGAGTCTCCGCATCGCCCTGCTGAACGCAGCCCACGACGGCGAGGAGAACCGCCGGAACTTCCGGCGGGAACTCGACGCCGACCTCGTGGAATACGACGTCACCGAACGCGAACTGCCCGACACCGTCGCGTTCGACGCGTGTCTGGTGACGGGCTCGCGGGCGTCGGTCTACTGGGACGAGCCGTGGATCGCGGCCCTGACCGAGTGGGTCCGCGACGCCATCGACCGCGGGCTACCGTTCCTGGGCGTGTGTTTCGGCCACCAGCTCCTCGCGCACGCGCTGGGCGGTCGCGTCGAGCCGATGGACGACTACGAGATCGGCTATCGGACCGTCGAACACGACGGCGAGAACGAGCTGCTGGCCGGTGTCGACGACGAGTTTACCGTCTTCACCACCCACTCGGACACCGTCGCCGAACTGCCGCCGGACGCGACCCAGTTCGCCGAGAACGACTACGGCGTCCACGGCTTCCGAAAGGGCCACGTCTTCGCCGTGCAGTTCCACCCCGAGTACGACGCCGAGACGGCTCGCGAAATCGCCGCGAGCAAGGACCAGCTGGCCGACGAGCGGGTCGAGCGCGTCCTCGCCGACATCACCGAGGCGAACTACCGGGCGGCCTGTGAGGCAAAACGCCTCTTCGAGAACTTCACTGAGTACGTCCGGACCACCCAGCGCGGCGTCGGCGACGAACTGACCGCCGGAGCGGCGGACGGGGTCGTCGCCAGCGACGACGACTGAACGGGCGGCGGTCGATTTTCAGCCGCGGAGGTGACCGAGCAGCTCGTGCTCTGCCGTGAGCACACCGACCGCTAGCAGGACGATGGCTCCCTCCATCGGCTTCGAGAGGATGCCCAGGCCCACGATGAGCGTCGTGGCACAGGCCGGGGCGTGGCCGGTGTCGGTCGCGATCATCCCGGCCGTCGTCAGCACGACGGCGACGACGCCGCTGGCGGCAAGGCGGAGCGTCCCCACTGTCGTGGGTGTCATCGCGGCGGTGAAGACGACGCCACCGGCGACGGCGTGGTAGGCGAGGAGGCCGGCGACGACGCCGACGGCGTGGCCGCCGACCACGCGCCGGGCCGCGCTGGTCGGGGCCGACGGCCGTGTGGCATAGAGGTACGCCGTCGGGCCGAGACTCGGGAAGAGAAAGGGGAGGCCGCTGAACCAGACGAGCGCGCCCAGCACCGACAGCAGGGCGCCGACCCGCCCGCTCTCCCGGAGCCAGGCGCGGCGCTGCTGTGTCCGTCTCACCGTGGCTGTGGGTCAGTTTCGCCCGAGAAAACGGTGACGGTCGAGGACAGCCTTTTCGAGTCATCGAGCGTACGCCCCCGTATGCGACTGCTCATCCTCGTCGGCACGCTCTGTCTCACCGCCGGCTGTCTCGGCCTCGGCGACCCACAGCCCGACCCGACCCAGGAACTCCAGGTGTCGATAGACAACGCCCACGACCAGGACTACGTGGTCCAGGTCGCCGTCGTCCCTGACGGGCCGACGACGGTCGAACTCACGTTCGCCAACGGGACGAACGTCACGCGGTCCACCGACTCGCTGGTCGGCAGTTCCCCGACGCAACTGGGCACCGTGACCGACGTGCAGTTCGTCGGCGCGACCCGCAGCGAGGCATACGAAGTGCCGGCCAACAGCGGAGTCGGCACAACCGTCCGGGGCCTCGAACCGGGGTCGTCGGTCTGGTTGCTCGTCTGGACCACGGACGATCGGTCACAGGTGCGCTCCTGGACCCGGTCCAGTTGCAGCCCCGAGACGGCTGTCGTCGTCGCGGACCTCGACGTCGCGAGTGACGGGAGCATCGGCCTCGGGACGGTGTGTGAATCGCCGTAGGGCCCCCGACGCAGTGGTGACGACCCTCGGAAATACGGGGCCCAGCCTCAGTCCTCGTCTGTCGCGCGGGTCTTGAGCCACTCGTCGAGCAGGTCACTGGCCGCCGCGTCGCGGTTGTCGCGGTGGTCCTTGAACGCCTTCTCGTCGAGCGCCTCCAGCAGCGCCTCGTCGAGTTCGATATCGACCGTCTCGAGTTCGAGGAACGTCTCGTCCATCGGCTATCCACTCACAGTCCCGCGGACATATATCCTCGTCAGACGACTGTCGTCCGTCTGCCTGACGGCCCCGCCGCTGCCGGTCGGTTTCACGCGCCGTCGGGGTCGAAAGTCACTCGGTCACGCCGGTCGAGGTGCGGATATGGAGCGCACGCGCCTCGACTTCGACCGCTACTTCGAGGTCGTCATGGAGACCGACGAGGCACAGGCTGCCGAGATGACCGTGGCCCCCGGACGAACCGTCGGCGGGCCCGACAACTACCACTCCGAGAGCGACCAGTGGCTCTTCGTCGTGCACGGGTCGGGACTCGTCACCGTCGACGGCGACACCCAGCGCGTCGAGGCGGGCGACCTGCTGCGTATCGAGGCCGGCGAGCGCCACGGTATCGAGAACGACGACGACGAGCAACTGGAGACGGTGAACTTCTACACGCCGCCGCGATAGTTTCGCGGCCTGTGTCTTTTCACCGCCCGCGCTATTTCCGCGGCCCGTGCCACGGCGCGGCCCACGCTCTCGCGGTCCGCGTAGCGGCCCGCGCTACGCCACGCCGGCCTGCTCGTCCATCGGGTCGCGGATGTCACCGACGACCGCTTCGAGTGCGTCGGTCACCGTGACCAGTCCGAGCACCTCGCCGTCCTCCATGACGAGCGCGAGCTCCTGGCTCTCGGCCTGGAACCGGTCGATGGCGTCGCTGACGCTCGTATCGGCGGTTATCGTCATCGGCGGGGCGGCGACCGACTCCAGGTCGACGCCGTCCAGCAGGCTCCCGTCGAGTGGCTCCTCGCCCTGCTCGCGGACCAGTTCGGGGACGTAGACGATGCCCAGGAACGCCTCGGTCGACGCACCGAACAGTGGGTAGCGGGTGTGTGGCGTCTCGGCGACCCGCCGGGCGTTGGTCGCGTCGTCGTCGGTCGTCGACAGCGCGACCACGTCCGCGATGGGAACCATCACGTCACGCACCTGCTGGTCGCCGACGTGCAGCGCCGCCAGAACCTCCTCGCGGCGCTCCTCGGAGAGGTCGCCCTCTTCGAGGACCGTGCCCAGTTTCCGGCGGAGGTCGCCCCGCGTCTCGATGACCTCCTCCTCGGTCTCGAGCCACGCGCCGGACATCTCGACGCCGAACAGCGACAGCGTCCACTTCGCGACCCGGTCCCCGATGGCGATGAGCGGCGAGATGAGCTTCGCGAAGTAGTACAGCGGCGTCGCGCCGTGCCGGCAGACGAACTTCGCGCGCTCGACGCCGAGGTAGGTCGGCGTCTGCTCGCCGTGGGTCAGGTGGACGAGGTTGATGATGATGAAGGCGATGGCTGCGCCGACGCCGATACCCGCGAGGCGGGACCCGGCGAAGTACGGTTCGAAGATGGCAGCGAGCGCCGGTTCGGCGACGATTCCCACCGCGATGGAGGAGGCGGTGATGCCGACCTGGCAGCTCGTCAGGTATATCTCGAGGGCGTCGGTCATCTCCCAGGCCCGGCGCAGGCCCGGTTCGTCGAACTCCGATTCGGGGTACTGTCTGGCGCGTGTCAGCGCGAACTCGATGGCGACGAAGAAGCCGTTCGCGAGGATGAGACCGAGGCCAGCGACCAGTCTGGCGGCGAGTTCCACCGATTGCATCGGGACCTGGTTCGCCCCCAGGGCCGGAAAAAGTGGCGTTACGCGCTCAGACCGTATTCGACCCCGGTCTCGTCCTCGGAGACCGACCAGAGCCGCCGTGCCGTCTCGCGGTCGTAGGACTCGTCGTTCGAGCGCTGGAACTCCGGATGGCCGCGCATGTCCAGCAGCCCGCCGGGGCCGACGTACTCGCCGCCGCTCACGCGGT
This DNA window, taken from Haloarcula ordinaria, encodes the following:
- a CDS encoding HPP family protein, translated to MRRTQQRRAWLRESGRVGALLSVLGALVWFSGLPFLFPSLGPTAYLYATRPSAPTSAARRVVGGHAVGVVAGLLAYHAVAGGVVFTAAMTPTTVGTLRLAASGVVAVVLTTAGMIATDTGHAPACATTLIVGLGILSKPMEGAIVLLAVGVLTAEHELLGHLRG
- a CDS encoding CNNM domain-containing protein gives rise to the protein MQSVELAARLVAGLGLILANGFFVAIEFALTRARQYPESEFDEPGLRRAWEMTDALEIYLTSCQVGITASSIAVGIVAEPALAAIFEPYFAGSRLAGIGVGAAIAFIIINLVHLTHGEQTPTYLGVERAKFVCRHGATPLYYFAKLISPLIAIGDRVAKWTLSLFGVEMSGAWLETEEEVIETRGDLRRKLGTVLEEGDLSEERREEVLAALHVGDQQVRDVMVPIADVVALSTTDDDATNARRVAETPHTRYPLFGASTEAFLGIVYVPELVREQGEEPLDGSLLDGVDLESVAAPPMTITADTSVSDAIDRFQAESQELALVMEDGEVLGLVTVTDALEAVVGDIRDPMDEQAGVA
- a CDS encoding ribbon-helix-helix protein, CopG family, producing the protein MDETFLELETVDIELDEALLEALDEKAFKDHRDNRDAAASDLLDEWLKTRATDED
- a CDS encoding cupin domain-containing protein produces the protein MERTRLDFDRYFEVVMETDEAQAAEMTVAPGRTVGGPDNYHSESDQWLFVVHGSGLVTVDGDTQRVEAGDLLRIEAGERHGIENDDDEQLETVNFYTPPR